One genomic region from Muriicola soli encodes:
- a CDS encoding thymidine kinase — protein sequence MFLENTVNHKEQFGWIEVISGSMFSGKTEELIRRLKRAKFAKQKVEIFKPIIDTRYSDERVVSHDENEIKSTPVPSASHIRALAEDCDVVGIDEAQFFDDEVVTVCNDLANKGIRVVVAGLDMDFKGNPFGPMPALMATAEYVTKVHAVCTRTGNLANYSFRKSDDENLVLLGEIEEYEPLSRAAFFKAMLKEKVNLMDVQGEEILPQQNASQKSKHKKS from the coding sequence ATGTTTCTCGAAAACACTGTTAATCATAAAGAACAATTTGGGTGGATAGAGGTGATCAGCGGGTCAATGTTTTCGGGTAAAACAGAAGAACTTATCCGACGGCTGAAACGGGCCAAATTTGCCAAGCAAAAGGTGGAAATATTTAAGCCGATCATCGATACAAGGTACAGTGATGAACGGGTGGTTTCTCACGATGAGAATGAGATCAAATCTACCCCTGTACCCTCCGCATCCCACATCAGAGCACTGGCAGAGGACTGTGATGTGGTAGGTATTGACGAGGCTCAATTTTTCGATGATGAGGTGGTGACGGTTTGCAATGACCTGGCCAATAAAGGGATCAGGGTAGTAGTAGCCGGTCTTGACATGGATTTTAAGGGCAATCCTTTTGGTCCTATGCCGGCTCTTATGGCCACTGCGGAATACGTGACCAAAGTTCACGCCGTTTGCACCAGAACCGGGAACCTGGCCAATTACAGCTTTCGAAAATCTGATGATGAAAACCTTGTATTGTTAGGTGAAATCGAAGAGTATGAACCCCTGAGCAGGGCTGCATTTTTTAAAGCCATGTTAAAGGAAAAAGTGAATTTGATGGACGTTCAGGGAGAAGAAATTTTGCCTCAACAAAATGCCAGTCAAAAATCAAAACATAAAAAATCATAG
- the mscL gene encoding large conductance mechanosensitive channel protein MscL, which translates to MLKEFKKFIMTGNVIEFAVAVILAGAVSQVVNGFVKDIVMPVVGEFTGGVDFANLKYVLTEASGVAGEAGAVAENAIRYGAWINSIVNLIIVGFVLFMIIKAYNKTKKPPAPAAPKGPSQEELLAEIRDLLKKQ; encoded by the coding sequence ATGTTAAAAGAATTCAAGAAGTTTATTATGACTGGCAATGTCATTGAATTTGCCGTTGCTGTTATCCTGGCCGGGGCAGTAAGTCAGGTGGTCAACGGATTTGTCAAAGACATTGTAATGCCTGTAGTAGGTGAATTTACAGGAGGGGTCGACTTTGCCAATTTAAAATATGTGCTTACCGAAGCTTCAGGAGTTGCCGGAGAAGCCGGTGCTGTTGCTGAAAATGCTATCCGTTACGGAGCCTGGATCAATTCCATTGTCAACCTGATCATTGTTGGCTTTGTGCTGTTTATGATTATAAAGGCCTATAATAAAACTAAAAAACCACCAGCTCCGGCAGCACCGAAAGGTCCTAGCCAGGAAGAACTCTTAGCTGAAATCAGGGATCTTCTGAAAAAGCAGTAG
- a CDS encoding aspartate-semialdehyde dehydrogenase: protein MKVAVVGATGMVGEVMLKVLGERNFPVSELLLVASERSKGKTLSFKGKSYTVITLQEAVAEKPDLAIFSAGGETSMEWAPKFAAVGTTVVDNSSAWRMDPNIKLVVPEINAHVLTKKDKIIANPNCSTIQLVLVLAPLHKAYTMKRVVISTYQSVSGTGVKAVQQMENEVAGRKTEMAYPYPIHRNALPHCDVFMENGYTKEEMKLAREPKKILGDDSFHITATAVRIPTAGGHSESVNVTFEMDFTLQEVRQLLNETPGVIVQDNPETNTYPMPIYAHDKDDVFVGRIRRDESLPNSLNMWIVADNLRKGAATNAVQIAEYLVQNNLV from the coding sequence ATGAAAGTAGCAGTTGTAGGAGCCACGGGTATGGTAGGAGAGGTTATGCTAAAAGTATTGGGAGAGCGCAACTTTCCTGTTTCAGAACTACTTCTTGTAGCATCTGAAAGGTCTAAGGGAAAAACACTCAGCTTCAAAGGAAAATCATATACTGTAATTACACTGCAAGAAGCAGTAGCCGAGAAACCGGATCTCGCCATATTTTCTGCAGGGGGTGAGACTTCTATGGAGTGGGCACCTAAATTTGCAGCTGTTGGCACTACAGTTGTTGATAATTCATCTGCCTGGAGGATGGATCCGAATATAAAACTAGTGGTCCCTGAGATTAACGCACATGTGTTAACCAAAAAGGACAAAATCATTGCCAATCCCAATTGCTCCACCATTCAGTTGGTCCTGGTCCTTGCTCCTCTTCATAAAGCTTACACCATGAAAAGAGTGGTCATTTCTACCTATCAGTCGGTTAGTGGAACAGGAGTGAAAGCCGTACAGCAAATGGAAAATGAAGTGGCTGGTCGCAAGACTGAAATGGCCTATCCCTATCCTATACATCGTAATGCACTACCCCATTGTGATGTCTTCATGGAAAACGGATACACCAAGGAAGAAATGAAACTTGCCAGGGAGCCGAAAAAAATACTCGGTGATGACAGTTTTCACATTACCGCAACAGCCGTCAGAATACCTACTGCAGGAGGGCACTCCGAATCGGTTAACGTCACCTTTGAAATGGATTTTACCTTGCAGGAGGTAAGGCAACTGCTAAATGAGACCCCGGGAGTGATTGTCCAGGATAATCCGGAGACCAATACCTATCCGATGCCTATTTACGCACATGACAAGGATGATGTATTCGTAGGGCGCATCAGAAGAGACGAATCACTTCCCAATTCTCTTAATATGTGGATCGTCGCTGATAATTTAAGGAAAGGGGCTGCTACCAATGCGGTGCAAATAGCCGAATATCTCGTTCAAAACAACCTGGTCTGA
- a CDS encoding prolyl oligopeptidase family serine peptidase, producing the protein MKKIALVLLALTAFMACKNESTSERLLVNYPMTQKVDTVDTYFDVDVPDPYRWLEDDRSAETEEWVKTQNDVTFKYLESIPFREDLKNRMEKLWNYEKLSAPFKEGNYTYYYKNDGLQNQSVVYRKKDDGKEEVFLDPNTFSEDGTTSLAGLSFSKDGSLAAYLISEGGSDWRKAIVLDTESMEILEDTLSDIKFSGLAWKGNEGFYYSSYDKPEGSELSAKTDQHKLYYHTLGTKQADDKLIYGGILPEKHRYVSASVTEDERFLVVYPRTTTSGNKMLIRDLSDPNALFITVLDDADSDSYVIDSEGTTLFIQTNRDAPNQKVVRVDASNPKPENWEDVIPETENVLNANTGSGYIFAEYMIDAISKVLQYNTKGELIREVDLPGIGSAGGFYGKKEAETLYFSFTNYNTPSSIYKFDPASGEYSTYWKPEIDFNPSDYESKQVFYTSKDGTKVPMIITFKKGTALNGKNPTILYGYGGFNVSLTPSFSVLNAIWMEQGGVYAVPNLRGGGEYGKKWHDAGTKMKKQNVFDDFIAAAEYLIENNYTSKDYLAIRGGSNGGLLVGATMTQRPDLMKVALPAVGVLDMLRYHTFTAGAGWAYDYGTAVDNPEMFEYLKGYSPLHNIQEGVEYPATLVTTGDHDDRVVPAHSFKFAATLQENQAGDNPTLIRIETNAGHGAGTPISKTIEQYADIFAFTFYNMGFDTLPNQKVLKEFKD; encoded by the coding sequence ATGAAAAAAATTGCCTTGGTCCTTTTAGCCCTGACTGCCTTTATGGCCTGTAAAAATGAATCAACCTCAGAAAGATTACTTGTGAATTATCCGATGACTCAAAAAGTGGATACTGTCGATACTTATTTTGATGTTGACGTTCCTGATCCATATCGCTGGCTGGAAGATGACAGGAGCGCAGAAACCGAGGAGTGGGTGAAGACCCAGAATGATGTTACGTTTAAATATCTGGAAAGCATTCCCTTCAGGGAAGACTTGAAAAACCGGATGGAAAAATTATGGAATTACGAAAAGTTAAGCGCCCCGTTTAAGGAAGGTAACTATACCTACTATTACAAAAATGATGGCCTGCAAAACCAAAGTGTGGTTTATCGCAAGAAAGACGACGGTAAAGAAGAAGTTTTCTTAGACCCCAACACCTTTTCTGAAGATGGGACAACCTCACTTGCCGGTCTTAGTTTCAGCAAAGACGGATCTTTGGCAGCCTATCTCATCTCAGAAGGGGGTAGCGACTGGAGAAAAGCTATTGTACTTGATACAGAGTCGATGGAAATTCTCGAAGACACCTTATCTGATATTAAATTTAGCGGCCTTGCGTGGAAAGGGAATGAAGGTTTCTACTATTCTAGCTATGACAAGCCCGAAGGCAGCGAACTCTCTGCCAAGACAGATCAGCATAAGTTGTATTACCATACGCTGGGTACAAAACAAGCTGATGATAAATTGATCTATGGAGGAATACTTCCCGAAAAACACAGGTATGTTTCTGCAAGTGTAACTGAAGATGAACGCTTTCTGGTCGTGTACCCAAGAACAACTACCTCCGGAAATAAGATGCTGATCAGAGATCTTTCAGATCCCAACGCCCTTTTTATTACTGTTTTAGATGACGCTGATTCGGATAGTTATGTGATTGACAGTGAGGGCACCACCCTTTTTATTCAGACCAATAGGGATGCTCCTAACCAAAAGGTTGTGCGAGTAGATGCGTCAAACCCCAAGCCGGAGAACTGGGAAGATGTTATTCCTGAAACAGAAAACGTGCTCAATGCAAATACTGGAAGTGGATACATCTTTGCGGAGTATATGATTGATGCCATTTCCAAAGTACTCCAATACAATACCAAAGGCGAATTGATCAGGGAAGTTGATCTGCCCGGAATTGGAAGCGCAGGAGGTTTCTATGGTAAAAAAGAAGCGGAAACCCTCTATTTTTCCTTTACCAATTACAATACGCCAAGCTCTATTTATAAATTTGATCCTGCAAGCGGAGAATACAGCACATATTGGAAACCTGAAATCGATTTTAATCCTTCTGACTACGAATCAAAGCAGGTATTCTATACATCTAAGGACGGTACCAAAGTCCCTATGATCATAACTTTTAAGAAAGGCACAGCATTAAATGGTAAAAACCCAACCATCCTCTACGGCTACGGGGGGTTTAATGTAAGCCTTACTCCTTCCTTCAGTGTCTTAAATGCAATCTGGATGGAACAGGGAGGGGTGTACGCCGTTCCTAACTTAAGAGGAGGTGGCGAATACGGAAAGAAATGGCACGATGCGGGAACCAAAATGAAGAAGCAAAATGTTTTCGACGATTTTATCGCTGCAGCAGAATATCTAATCGAAAATAACTATACCTCAAAAGATTATCTGGCCATCCGCGGTGGTTCTAATGGCGGTCTGCTTGTTGGTGCAACGATGACACAGCGACCAGACCTGATGAAAGTTGCTCTCCCGGCAGTTGGGGTGCTCGACATGTTGCGTTATCATACTTTTACGGCAGGTGCCGGATGGGCATATGATTATGGAACTGCAGTAGACAACCCTGAAATGTTTGAATATCTGAAGGGGTATTCGCCTCTTCACAATATTCAAGAGGGCGTTGAGTATCCGGCTACGCTGGTCACCACAGGGGACCATGATGACCGGGTTGTTCCTGCGCATAGTTTTAAGTTTGCCGCTACGCTACAGGAAAATCAGGCAGGGGATAATCCTACTCTGATCCGTATTGAGACTAATGCTGGTCATGGGGCGGGTACCCCTATCAGCAAGACGATAGAACAATATGCTGATATCTTCGCGTTTACTTTTTATAATATGGGCTTTGATACTTTGCCAAACCAAAAAGTATTAAAAGAATTTAAAGATTAG
- a CDS encoding ABC transporter ATP-binding protein, giving the protein METDFFNGIRESGLMLQVNNLSFAYEAVKVLKGISFEIAQGEHVAVMGESGCGKSTLLKLIYGLLTPGEGEISWRNEQVKGPLYKLVPGESYMKYLSQEFDLMPFTTVAENISEHLSVFYPEQLKQRTEELLEMIEMTSEAQVKVKNLSGGQQQRVALARVLAQKPDILLLDEPFSHIDNFRKNSLRRNLFKYLKEENISCLTATHDHLDVLPFADRILVLKDKELLVDGETNKVFESPKNFYVASLFGEANVLPITVLKSYADTKRNIIVYAHEFKVANSSGLATRVKKLYPMGGYFLVEGESEDGKIYFHSEKPLKINAKVYLNVAIETINKRLREIN; this is encoded by the coding sequence TTGGAGACGGATTTTTTTAATGGAATCCGGGAAAGCGGGCTTATGTTACAAGTAAATAATCTTTCTTTTGCTTACGAGGCAGTCAAGGTGCTGAAAGGTATTTCCTTTGAAATTGCTCAAGGAGAGCACGTAGCGGTGATGGGGGAAAGTGGTTGCGGAAAAAGTACCCTGTTAAAATTGATCTACGGCTTGCTTACTCCTGGCGAAGGGGAAATCTCGTGGCGAAACGAGCAGGTAAAGGGACCGCTTTACAAATTGGTGCCGGGGGAATCCTACATGAAGTACCTTTCACAGGAATTTGATCTCATGCCATTTACAACGGTTGCGGAAAATATCAGTGAACACCTCTCCGTTTTTTATCCTGAACAGTTAAAGCAACGAACAGAAGAGCTTCTGGAAATGATAGAAATGACCTCTGAAGCTCAGGTGAAGGTTAAAAACCTTAGCGGTGGCCAGCAGCAAAGAGTTGCCCTGGCAAGGGTTCTGGCACAAAAGCCCGACATTTTATTGTTAGACGAACCTTTCAGCCATATTGATAATTTTCGGAAAAACAGCCTGAGGCGTAATCTTTTCAAATACCTCAAAGAGGAGAACATCAGCTGTCTTACCGCAACTCACGACCATCTGGATGTTTTGCCTTTCGCAGATCGGATCCTCGTGCTTAAGGACAAAGAATTACTGGTAGATGGCGAAACAAACAAGGTATTTGAATCCCCGAAGAATTTTTATGTAGCCAGTCTGTTTGGAGAAGCCAATGTGCTCCCCATCACAGTCCTGAAATCCTATGCCGATACCAAAAGAAATATAATTGTTTATGCCCACGAATTTAAAGTGGCCAATTCTTCCGGCCTTGCTACCCGGGTAAAGAAGCTATATCCTATGGGAGGGTACTTTCTCGTAGAAGGAGAATCTGAAGACGGGAAGATCTATTTTCACTCCGAAAAACCACTGAAAATAAATGCCAAAGTCTACCTTAATGTAGCCATAGAAACCATCAACAAACGATTGAGGGAAATTAACTAA
- a CDS encoding GntP family permease translates to MEILYLIIAVLCIVLLTTRLKVHPFLALLIISIAYGFFAGMPLSEITVAINEGFGGTLGKIGLIIVLGVIIGAFLENTGGAQTIAMKVLSLIGKKRIPLAMGVIGYIVSIPVFADSGFMLLHPLNKGLSKKAKISLAGAAIALGLGLMASHTMVPPTPGPIAAAGILEANLGLVIAFGIPVSLVALTAGIIFASKYASRTYIDPDDGDESGIEENRNSEEAPGIMKSSLPILVPIVLIVLKSVLVVQVEGELSLAFQIISFVGEPVIALLIGVFLCLFLPKKLNKDMLSSAGWVGKAIKDGASILLITGAGGIFGTVLQMSGIAELLGNALQDLNIGIFLPFILAAALKTAQGSSTVALVTTASIIAPMMPSLGYETEIQKALVVVAIGSGSAMVSHANDSFFWVVTQMSGMNVKTGYRLFGLGTAVLGITGAVSVFIASLLFS, encoded by the coding sequence ATGGAAATACTTTACCTGATAATAGCGGTACTGTGTATTGTTCTGCTGACAACTCGACTCAAAGTACACCCTTTTCTCGCCCTTCTGATTATTTCTATTGCCTACGGATTTTTTGCCGGTATGCCCTTATCAGAAATTACGGTTGCAATAAATGAGGGCTTCGGGGGGACCCTGGGTAAAATTGGTCTGATCATCGTTCTGGGAGTGATCATTGGGGCATTCCTTGAAAATACAGGAGGGGCTCAGACTATCGCTATGAAGGTACTTTCCCTGATTGGTAAAAAACGTATTCCTTTAGCCATGGGAGTAATTGGGTACATCGTATCTATTCCGGTTTTTGCGGATAGTGGTTTTATGCTTCTGCACCCGCTTAATAAAGGCTTGAGTAAAAAGGCAAAAATTTCTCTTGCAGGTGCGGCTATTGCCCTTGGCCTCGGCCTGATGGCCTCGCATACGATGGTACCTCCCACACCCGGTCCGATCGCTGCAGCTGGCATCCTGGAAGCCAATCTGGGACTGGTAATTGCATTTGGGATTCCTGTGAGTCTTGTGGCACTAACCGCAGGAATTATTTTTGCCTCTAAATACGCCTCGCGCACCTATATTGATCCTGATGACGGGGACGAGTCTGGCATTGAGGAAAATAGGAATTCAGAAGAAGCTCCCGGGATAATGAAGTCTTCACTACCTATCCTTGTTCCCATTGTTCTTATTGTACTCAAATCCGTATTGGTAGTACAGGTGGAAGGTGAATTGTCCCTGGCATTTCAAATAATTAGCTTCGTAGGAGAGCCTGTTATTGCTCTGCTGATAGGGGTGTTTTTGTGCTTGTTTTTGCCAAAGAAACTCAATAAGGATATGCTTTCTTCTGCAGGCTGGGTAGGCAAGGCAATCAAAGATGGGGCTTCAATTCTTCTGATCACAGGGGCAGGCGGGATTTTTGGTACTGTACTTCAAATGTCCGGTATTGCGGAGCTGCTGGGTAATGCCTTGCAAGATCTCAATATCGGGATATTTCTTCCTTTTATTCTGGCGGCGGCTCTTAAAACGGCCCAGGGATCATCTACTGTGGCACTAGTCACTACGGCATCTATCATTGCCCCTATGATGCCCTCGCTGGGATATGAAACAGAAATTCAAAAAGCTCTGGTGGTAGTGGCTATTGGTTCGGGATCTGCGATGGTCTCCCACGCTAATGATAGTTTTTTCTGGGTGGTTACACAAATGAGCGGAATGAATGTGAAAACAGGATATCGACTATTTGGATTGGGAACTGCCGTTCTCGGAATTACCGGGGCTGTTAGCGTTTTTATAGCTTCCCTTCTCTTTTCTTAG
- a CDS encoding NAD(P)/FAD-dependent oxidoreductase: MNLSHWEYSTWFKGIDYTIVGSGIVGLSCALELRRKYPKAKIVVLERGILPRGASTKNAGFACFGSISEILYDLEQHSPEEVLALVKKRFEGIELLRSALGDRALNFHQWGGHELFLDKDKELFEQCKAKLELVNDLLSPVFKSPAFVLQPNTFGFSRVGPHYITNPFEGQIDTGLMMAAMQAKVQASGIQIFNAMEVLNHEEDAHGISVRTKDLDFRTEKLIVATNGFAAKWLESDLQPARAQVLITKPIPDLQIQGTFHFDKGYYYFRNVEDRILFGGGRNLNFRGEETEELGLTDLIQNELERLLHEVILPETSFEIDRRWSGIMGVGSKKKPIVKRQSDRVFYGVRLGGMGIAIGSSVGRDLAQLV, encoded by the coding sequence ATGAACCTCAGCCATTGGGAATACAGTACCTGGTTTAAAGGGATCGACTATACCATTGTAGGTAGTGGTATCGTAGGACTATCCTGTGCCCTTGAACTGAGGAGAAAATATCCCAAAGCTAAAATAGTGGTCCTTGAAAGAGGGATACTTCCCCGGGGAGCAAGTACAAAAAATGCGGGCTTTGCCTGTTTTGGTAGTATTTCTGAGATACTTTATGACCTTGAACAACACAGTCCGGAGGAAGTACTCGCTTTGGTGAAAAAGCGTTTTGAGGGAATCGAATTACTGCGGTCAGCATTGGGAGATAGAGCATTGAACTTTCATCAATGGGGAGGGCACGAACTTTTTTTGGACAAGGATAAGGAGCTATTTGAGCAGTGCAAGGCCAAACTTGAACTAGTCAATGATCTTTTAAGCCCAGTATTCAAAAGCCCTGCTTTTGTGCTGCAGCCAAATACCTTTGGCTTTTCTAGGGTTGGGCCCCACTATATTACCAACCCATTTGAAGGTCAGATTGATACCGGTCTTATGATGGCCGCTATGCAGGCCAAGGTACAAGCCTCGGGAATTCAAATCTTCAACGCAATGGAGGTCTTAAACCACGAAGAGGATGCTCACGGCATAAGTGTACGCACAAAAGACCTGGATTTCAGAACAGAGAAATTAATCGTAGCAACCAACGGCTTTGCTGCCAAATGGTTGGAGAGTGATCTTCAACCCGCCAGAGCACAGGTCCTGATCACCAAACCGATTCCTGACTTGCAAATACAGGGAACTTTTCATTTTGATAAGGGGTATTATTATTTCAGGAACGTCGAAGATAGGATCCTTTTTGGTGGTGGGCGCAATCTCAATTTCAGGGGAGAGGAAACTGAGGAATTAGGTTTGACAGATCTAATTCAGAACGAACTTGAACGCCTTTTACATGAAGTTATACTTCCTGAAACTTCTTTCGAAATAGATCGGCGTTGGAGCGGAATTATGGGCGTTGGATCTAAGAAAAAACCTATTGTAAAAAGGCAATCAGATCGGGTATTCTACGGGGTTCGTCTGGGGGGCATGGGTATTGCCATTGGCAGTAGCGTTGGAAGGGATTTAGCCCAATTGGTATAG
- the accC gene encoding acetyl-CoA carboxylase biotin carboxylase subunit, producing the protein MFKKILIANRGEIALRIIRTCKEMGIKTVAVYSKADEESLHVRFADEAVCIGPAPSSESYLKIPNIIAAAEITNADGIHPGYGFLSENSKFSRICAEHDIKFIGATGEQIDKMGDKATAKETMKKAGVPCVPGSEGILKDVADAKKTAKKVGYPVMIKATAGGGGKGMRAVWKEEEMEAAFNSAVKEATAAFGNGGMYMEKLIEEPRHIEIQVVGDQFGKACHLSERDCSIQRRHQKLTEETPSPFMTDKLREDMGKAAIKAAEFIKYEGAGTIEFLVDKHRKFYFMEMNTRIQVEHPITEQVVDYDLIREQILVAGGVPISGKNYYPKLHAIECRINAEDPYNNFRPSPGKITTLHTPGGHGIRLDTHVYSGYTIPPNYDSMIAKLITTAQTREEAINKMKRALDEFVIEGIKTTIPFHRQLMDHPDYLAGNYTTKFMEDFKMNPEPENN; encoded by the coding sequence ATGTTTAAGAAAATACTTATTGCGAACAGAGGTGAAATTGCCCTGAGAATTATTCGTACCTGTAAGGAAATGGGGATTAAGACCGTAGCCGTATACTCAAAGGCAGACGAAGAAAGTCTCCACGTTCGCTTTGCAGACGAGGCCGTGTGTATTGGCCCGGCTCCCAGTAGCGAATCCTATCTGAAAATTCCAAATATTATCGCTGCAGCGGAAATTACCAATGCCGATGGAATACATCCAGGGTATGGCTTCTTATCTGAAAACTCAAAATTCTCAAGGATTTGCGCCGAACACGATATAAAGTTTATCGGAGCTACCGGTGAACAGATCGATAAAATGGGCGACAAGGCCACGGCCAAGGAAACCATGAAAAAGGCAGGAGTGCCTTGTGTTCCCGGTTCAGAGGGTATACTGAAGGACGTTGCAGACGCTAAAAAGACCGCTAAGAAAGTGGGCTATCCGGTAATGATCAAAGCTACTGCCGGTGGTGGAGGTAAGGGAATGCGGGCCGTATGGAAGGAAGAAGAAATGGAGGCAGCTTTCAATAGCGCAGTAAAGGAGGCAACCGCCGCTTTCGGCAATGGCGGAATGTATATGGAAAAGCTTATTGAGGAACCCCGGCATATTGAAATTCAGGTTGTGGGCGATCAGTTTGGAAAAGCCTGCCATCTCTCCGAAAGAGATTGTTCTATCCAGCGGAGACACCAGAAACTAACAGAAGAAACTCCATCGCCCTTTATGACGGATAAGCTCAGGGAAGATATGGGGAAAGCTGCGATCAAAGCAGCAGAATTTATTAAGTACGAAGGAGCAGGTACCATAGAATTTTTGGTAGACAAACACCGTAAGTTCTATTTTATGGAAATGAATACCAGGATCCAGGTTGAACATCCTATCACAGAACAGGTGGTAGACTATGATTTGATCAGGGAACAGATCTTGGTAGCCGGCGGAGTACCTATTTCGGGGAAAAACTACTATCCAAAATTACATGCTATCGAATGCCGGATCAATGCCGAAGATCCGTACAACAACTTCCGACCCTCACCCGGAAAGATCACCACTTTGCATACCCCGGGAGGCCACGGAATACGTCTCGATACCCATGTATACAGCGGCTATACCATTCCTCCAAACTATGACTCTATGATTGCCAAGCTGATTACCACTGCCCAAACCAGGGAAGAGGCAATCAATAAAATGAAACGGGCACTGGATGAATTCGTGATCGAAGGAATTAAAACCACTATACCTTTCCATCGACAATTGATGGATCACCCAGATTATTTGGCGGGGAATTATACCACCAAATTCATGGAGGATTTTAAAATGAATCCGGAACCCGAAAACAACTAA
- the accB gene encoding acetyl-CoA carboxylase biotin carboxyl carrier protein, which translates to MDIKEIQSLIKFVARSGASEVKLETDEIKITIRTGSADSGGETTYIQQVPAAMAPAPTPQAPAAPAPATEAAPAKKEEDSKYVTIKSPIIGTFYRKPSPDKPSFVEVGDSIAVGDVLCVIEAMKLFNDIESEVSGKIVKVLVDDSSPVEFDQPLFLVDPS; encoded by the coding sequence ATGGATATTAAAGAGATTCAAAGCTTAATTAAGTTTGTGGCGAGATCCGGTGCCAGTGAAGTAAAACTGGAAACCGATGAAATTAAGATCACGATCAGAACAGGGAGTGCAGATTCCGGTGGGGAAACTACTTATATTCAACAAGTCCCTGCAGCAATGGCACCTGCTCCTACCCCTCAGGCACCGGCAGCACCAGCACCTGCAACCGAAGCAGCTCCTGCTAAAAAAGAAGAAGACTCAAAGTACGTAACGATTAAATCACCGATAATTGGTACTTTCTACAGAAAGCCTTCTCCGGATAAGCCTTCTTTTGTGGAAGTTGGGGATAGTATCGCCGTTGGTGATGTACTATGTGTTATTGAGGCAATGAAGCTTTTCAATGACATAGAATCAGAAGTTTCAGGAAAAATTGTAAAAGTCCTTGTAGACGATTCCTCTCCTGTGGAGTTTGATCAACCACTTTTCCTGGTAGACCCATCCTAA
- a CDS encoding beta-ketoacyl-ACP synthase III, which produces MTKITAAISAVGAFVPDYRLTNKILETMVETTDEWITTRTGIKERRILKDKDKGTSYLAIKAAEDLIAKSNIDPAEIDLVILGTATPDLPVASTAVYVASQIGAVNAFAYDLQAACCNFLYGMSTAARYIESGKYKKVLLIGADKMSSILDYTDRTTCIIFGDGAGAVLFEPNTDGMGLLDEYLRSDGNGREFLKIEAGGSLLPPSEETVKNKQHYVFQDGKSVFKFAVSNMADVAARIMERNELTHDDVQWLVPHQANKRIIDATSNRMGLDPAKVMMNIQRYGNTTSATLPLLLSDYEEQLKKGDNLVFAAFGGGFTWGSIYLKWAYN; this is translated from the coding sequence ATGACCAAAATTACAGCAGCGATTTCAGCTGTGGGGGCCTTTGTGCCAGACTACAGGTTAACCAATAAGATCTTGGAAACCATGGTGGAAACTACAGATGAATGGATTACCACCCGCACCGGAATTAAAGAACGCAGAATCCTAAAGGATAAAGATAAAGGCACCTCTTACCTGGCAATTAAAGCCGCTGAGGACCTGATAGCAAAATCAAATATAGACCCGGCCGAGATTGACCTCGTTATATTGGGGACGGCTACTCCAGACTTGCCTGTAGCTTCAACAGCGGTATATGTAGCCAGTCAAATTGGGGCTGTCAATGCCTTTGCATACGATTTACAGGCAGCCTGTTGCAATTTCCTTTACGGGATGTCAACTGCCGCCCGCTATATAGAATCAGGGAAGTACAAAAAAGTCTTGCTGATTGGGGCGGACAAAATGTCTTCTATCCTCGATTACACAGACAGGACCACCTGTATCATCTTCGGCGATGGAGCAGGTGCTGTTTTATTTGAACCGAACACTGATGGAATGGGGTTGTTAGACGAATACCTCAGGTCTGATGGAAACGGAAGAGAGTTTCTTAAAATTGAGGCCGGAGGATCTCTTCTCCCACCCTCCGAAGAAACTGTGAAGAACAAACAGCATTACGTCTTCCAGGACGGGAAGTCGGTATTTAAATTTGCTGTTTCCAATATGGCAGATGTTGCCGCGCGCATCATGGAAAGGAATGAACTTACACACGATGACGTACAATGGCTGGTTCCTCACCAGGCGAATAAACGAATTATTGATGCTACATCAAATCGAATGGGTCTTGATCCCGCCAAAGTGATGATGAACATTCAGCGATATGGCAATACTACTTCTGCTACCTTACCGCTTTTACTGAGCGATTATGAAGAGCAGTTGAAAAAAGGAGATAACCTGGTCTTTGCCGCTTTTGGTGGTGGTTTTACCTGGGGCTCCATATATTTAAAATGGGCATATAACTAA